A stretch of Besnoitia besnoiti strain Bb-Ger1 chromosome V, whole genome shotgun sequence DNA encodes these proteins:
- a CDS encoding putative splicing factor 3A subunit 2 (encoded by transcript BESB_058940), with amino-acid sequence MSAIDYQNRVGHKTGSGAPATSQEWNLERKERLRRLALETIDLNKDPYFMKNHIGHFECRLCLTIHVNEGSYLAHTQGRKHQTNLARRKEKERAESAVAPAPAKKALLFEIDYPEINEGAKPYHRFMSSFEQRVESPPDTKYQFLLFAADPYETIAFKIPNMEVDRSEGKFYSNWDAEKKVYTIQLFFTKRSVKVLPALPQRPTTFLPVTARW; translated from the exons ATGTCGGCAATCGACTACCAGAACCGTGTCGGTCACAAAACCGGCAGTGGCGCGCCAGCCACATCTCAAGAGTGGAACCTGGAGCGGAAGGAACGGCTGCGGAGGTTGGCGTTGGAGACGATAGATCTGAACAAGGATCCGTATTTCATGAAAAATCACATCG GTCACTTCGAATGCCGACTCTGCTTGACAATCCACGTGAACGAAGGCAGCTATCTGGCGCATACGCAGGGTCGGAAGCATCAGACCAACTTGGCGAGGcgaaaggagaaagagagggcgGAAAGCGCGGTCGCTCCGGCTCCCGCGAAG aaggcgctgctcTTCGAAATTGATTACCCAGAAATCAACGAAGGCGCCAAGCCATACCACAG ATTCATGTCGTCGTTTGAGCAGCGCGTGGAGAGTCCGCCAGACACGAAGTATCagttccttctcttcgccgctgaCCCTTACGAGACAATTG CCTTCAAGATTCCAAACATGGAGGTCGACCGAAGTGAGGGCAAGTTCTACAGCAACTGGGACGCCGAGAAAAAGGTCTACACCATCCAGTTGTTTTTCACG AAACGGTCGGTGAAGGTGCTTCCCGCCCTACCTCAGAGGCCGACGACCTTCCTGCCAGTCACCGCGCGCTGGTGA
- a CDS encoding hypothetical protein (encoded by transcript BESB_058920), translating into MVLPSRSQAHDSSSSSPAFAALSSLASPFGFLLGSVAGTEESRAVQNEAASRSRQASHSGPARRPARERGVANAQSAAASSSWPCSSSPSPFSLPRPVSAGLAEMQERFAEDAGRVTPDAAPVSSPCPAADAGSASSLSRTRVLRLDDERLPSGLRASSSLPGAFELSHAPCGPSSLGSTRASPSASRASPFLSSEDEAGGSAPAEGQLLGRLRPAGALSVRERALEPAKMTPPTFRLADSLPFPLSPYASAVRLLSSRASLRHPPTRAETGDRGRFARGQEARAANSRRSMKGLPAPVEKALDGVWSLEDQLVQEICRRAAEAARVWSVVSPCVGCVCLYLVVSPLLTFCNKLLYQPSIAASPITCTVFQQILIVAAFLTARWMYRRVLSSRAQTQSRLASKAATPDASPRSLRLAACARTALPGSPQSGREEGGAASYGETRHEAQEKSRQEWPPVEPCGEPAGWNGKLDERDERGAHPEITRTYPDSEKRQSGAGERRRGGAGDLGQRETPTSGRSLSRSPWRVLPGLRRSAVSAHLHARREQLLSYLSGVPAFSQEVLEMCGPVVLPYALMLTCSNLCLYTSALSGYHVARCSSIPVQLFLELLGVDLYLEVVAQRQSAAGERASPSLRRGGRPSQAGGTAAREVAMEREEMARGTDAASEAAGPHLSAAEEARRCAVLRSPARGPGDEIPTETSQGASGGERALPPACAPVSRELVGGGEAARHPVEGAFTAAKTGGGSPPLEKGFSGICVRPSAVKAFGCSLLLGFRPFLSWASLQHVSSLQRIQTRLQALGVSRQRLAACLCVSVGVFWLAIDSQKLSLDGALTGFGASFFGALYMQLSSHVLEAQRARAKQRCSEDTREDDACLQSGLNARGGLCGDASPQRSACRQGSNDWPAGGRDPPRSDGEGESQETRRRSAGDGEILRCLEKTAEPRGPASSSNGRTEALPVQPSRSGNDSSEEASRRESNLEADMALHVAAAAAVLLIPLVVFEHAAFSPQASSSDFPSQASFWMMRWTWTRPVMCAGLLLASGLLAALLPVTSYFCFRHLSPLSCCIVGFFKSSIQILCSPLLIGEGSPSLSARLSAGLCLLGCAVYAFDSYCSAFRAQGLREEHAEMQGHDETHRGEKAGVRLPGK; encoded by the coding sequence ATGGtgctgccgtcgcgctcgcaggCTCATGATTCGTCATCCTCGTctcctgccttcgccgctctATCATCGCTTGCGTCTCCGTTCGGATTCCTGCTCGGAAGCGTCGCCGGAACTGAGGAAAGCCGTGCCGTCCAGAATGAAGCCGCGAGTCGTTCACGGCAAGCGAGTCACAGCGGCCCAGCACGCCGACCAGCACGTGAACGGGGGGTAGCAAACGCCcagtctgcagctgcctcctcgtcgtggccttgctcgtcttcgccttcgcccttctCCCTGCCTAGGCCGGTTTCGGCGGGGCTTGCGGAGATGCAAGAGCGATTtgcagaggacgcaggaCGAGTCACTccagacgcggcgcctgtctcttctccctgcccagccgcagacgcagggagTGCGTCGAGTCTCTCCCGCACCCGTGTCTTACGGCTCGACGACGAGAGGTTGCCCTCTGGCCTGCGGGCGTCCTCTTCCCTTCCCGGCGCCTTCGAGTTATCGCATGCGCCCTGCGGTCCGAGCTCCCTGGGCTcgacgcgggcgtcgccttcggcttctcgcgcttcgcctttTCTTTCGTCAGAAGATgaggctggcggcagcgcgccggcggagggacAACTGCTGGGTCGTCTTCGtccagcgggcgcgctgTCGGTGCGGGAGCGTGCGTTGGAGCCGGCGAAGATGACTCCGCCGACTTTCCGACTCGCAGACAGTCTGCCTTTTCCCCTGTCCCCGTACGCCTCTGCTGTGCGCCTCCTttcctcgcgggcgtctctgAGGCATCCTCCGACCCGAGCCGAGACTGGAGACCGGGGGCGCTTCGCCCGGGGgcaggaggcccgcgcggccaATTCGCGCCGCTCCATGAAgggcctgccggcgccggtcGAGAAGGCTCTCGACGGAGTCTGGTCTCTCGAGGATCAGCTTGTTCAGGAGATctgcaggcgggcggcggaggcggcccgCGTGTGGAGCGTCGTGTCTCCGTGCGTGggctgcgtgtgtctgtaTCTCGTCGTCTCACCTCTGCTCACATTCTGCAACAAGCTTCTGTACCAGCCGTCGATTGCGGCGTCGCCCATCACCTGTACAGTGTTTCAGCAGATTCTCATCGTCGCCGCGTTCCTGACGGCGCGGTGGATGTAccgccgcgtcctcagcagccgcgcccagACGCAGAGCAGGTTGGCCTCGAAGGCGGCAACGCCAgacgcgtctccgcgcagtTTGCGCCTTGCGGCATGCGCGCGTACCGCGCTGCCGGGGTCCCCTCAGTccggcagagaagagggaggcgccgcgagctaCGGAGAAACCCGTCACGAAGCGCAGGAGAAAAGCAGGCAGGAATGGCCTCCGGTGGAGCCTTGCGGGGAACCGGCGGGTTGGAATGGAAAACTGGATGAACgagacgagcgaggcgcccacCCGGAAATTACTCGAACGTATCCCGACAGCGAAAAACGGCAGTCAGGCGCgggggagcggaggcgcgggggggctGGCGATCTGGGGCAGAGGGAAACGCCGACGTCTGGTCGttcgctttctcgctcgccttggCGGGTGCTGCCGGGTTTGCGTCGATCTGCTGTCTCGGCGCACCTgcacgcgagaagagagcagCTTCTGAGCTACCTCTCTGGAGTCCCCGCATTTTCGCAGGAAGTGTTGGAGATGTGCGGGCCCGTCGTCCTTCCCTACGCGCTTATGCTGACGTGCTCCAACCTGTGTCTGTACACCTCAGCGCTGTCCGGATACCACGTCGCGCGGTGTTCGTCCATTCCTGTGCAGCTTTTCCTGGAGCTTCTGGGCGTGGATCTCTATCTCGAAGTTGTTGCACAACGGCAgtctgccgcaggcgaacgcgcgtcgcccagcctccgcagaggcgggcgcccATCTCAGGCAGGCGgcaccgccgcccgcgaggtGGCGATGGAGCGGGAGGAAATGGCGCGCGGAACTGACGCAGCGAGTGAGGCGGCAGGCCCGCATCTCTCGGCTGCGGAAGAGGCTCGCCGGTGCGCAGTTCTGCGGAGTCCGGCGAGGGGTCCTGGCGACGAGATCCCAACAGAGACCTCTCAGGGCGCGTCGGGGGGCGAGCGAGCCCTTCCGcccgcgtgtgcgcctgTCTCACGCGAACTGGTAGGTGGCGGTGAGGCCGCCCGCCATCCAGTTGAAGGCGCATTCACAGCGGCAAAGACAGGAGGGGGCTCCCCTCCCTTGGAGAAGGGATTCAGCGGTATCTGCGTGCGGCCGTCTGCTGTGAAGGCGTTCGGTTGCTCCCTGCTTCTGGGTTTCCGTCCCTTCCTTTCGtgggcgtcgctgcagcacgTGTCCTCGCTTCAGCGGATTCAGACGCGCTTGCAGGCCCTTGGGGTCTCACggcagcggctcgctgcgtgcCTGTGCGTCTCGGTCGGTGTCTTTTGGCTGGCAATTGACAGCCAGAAACTGTCGCTGGATGGCGCGTTAACGGGCTTCGGCGCTTCGTTTTTCGGCGCGCTTTACATGCAGCTGAGCAGCCACGTCCTCGAGGCGCAACGGGCGCGGGCAAAACAGCGCTGCAGTGAAGACACACGCGAAGATGACGCCTGTCTCCAAAGTGGGCTCAACGCAAGAGGAGGACTCTGCGGAGatgcgtcgccgcagaggagcgcaTGCCGCCAGGGTTCGAACGATTGGCCTGCTGGGGGGCGAGACCCACCGCGGTCGGATGGCGAGGGAGAATCACAGGAGACACGGAGACGATccgccggagacggcgaaaTACTGCGCTGCCTCGAGAAGACGGCTGAGCCCAGAGGCCCCGCGTCTTCCAGCAACGGACGAACCGAGGCGCTGCCTGTTCAGCCTTCAAGGAGTGGGAACGATTCTAGTGAGGAGGCATCTCGACGAGAGAGCAACCTGGAGGCGGACATGGCGTTGCatgtcgctgcggcggccgctgttCTGTTGATTCCTCTGGTGGTTTTTGAGCATGCTGCCTTCTCACCGCAGGCGTCTTCCAGCGATTTTCCCTCTCAGGCCTCCTTTTGGATGATGCGCTGGACGTGGACGCGGCCGGTCATGTGCGCCGGGCTCCTGCTGGCCTCCGGACTTCTTGCCGCCCTGCTCCCCGTGACATCTTATTTCTGTTTCCGCCACctttctccgctctcctGCTGTATTGTCGGGTTCTTCAAAAGCTCGATTCAGATTCTCTGCTCCCCGCTCCTCATCGGGGAAGGCTCGCCTTCCCTCTCCGCCAGGCTTTCCGCCGGACTGTGTCTCCTCGGGTGTGCCGTCTATGCGTTTGATTCATACTGCTCGGCGTTTAGAGCGCAGGGGCTGAGAGAAGAACATGCAGAGATGCAGGGGCACGACGAAACGCACAGAGGGGAAAAAGCGGGCGTCCGGCTTCCTGGGAAGTGA
- a CDS encoding hypothetical protein (encoded by transcript BESB_058950), producing the protein MHPLAMHIRSPARGWRGFFASSSASAHASPGEPLRLPRGSRLSTAAPSLHLRRSPRGRRSLSASPVSSPSLSQPAPNAVALAPRASASADGLALSGSPWRRRPSLAPVRNRIPRGGKAGLTQACSTRAPPSELCPCSPSSCSPELPEMCPAARDSASSLGACRGRPQRCVAGSELSRGGARSQGRPLAFFDSATACLRGRLNAPSECLAGAAQGQVRAFSTAGADHGASSAAAEGESPSGEASEQASASPAAARGQPPILSRAMRQAFPYVIPVFQPLQALSALPASHRGVSPKSVELRSVSVRLAHVLMPPFAPATEDLWSLYTRRLLCESADASSASGREAEERAERKTERGRKGGVQLSVDLGLQISRLLSSRNVVLSEAWRALFASLDPLLDELRQREGTSAAAGRAMVSSEAGKQADGAEAQRNEGGAGARDTKENKFEDVLVKLCEAANLVRHEWTWGIEQLMNYSRRQMPLLEAPQAARLLHVLASSPSTDQTVVARLAEAFVFLWEGDLTANIEPAPAMQLLETLAMKKAVERDFVRELSRRLHCYLHLGLLTPFEKTQLAVAYRQLELRHFTFFRHLAEEIVQQNSARQRLLALGRRELSADELQTSKQRQRRVRLSRLQQQINPAKRKKVETSPSSPSAALEKGVGEWRWIEYSLQGYTMGMGFQQDFAPSGTLLSDPVMPLVTREAFSELKRKGLRGAKLSAHAVSVGGANASAADEEKETFLRSEQPPSSGIKDFTVGQMAVIADSMLFLGFHHHSRFFSQVADVVQQRAIESGIVDTLDPQQCTSLMVFFAETRRQTQEDPDDCVRRLTERFVDALLCEVASPAHCLLFFKSLVKWSATKVAQPHCKRKRWKEWCNTYRPLAWLHAARPEHSADTRPLLLAVCKHLCKRVHCFSMKELTGMLRSIAYVDFREEAFFKVFVDYLKERLGDMHEEDIANVTQAFNRAKIEEPHLFSLMGKRYQHLQASVMAVKRRGVLVRRIG; encoded by the exons ATGCACCCGCTCGCGATGCACATCCGGTCGCCAGCCAGGGGCTGGCGCGGGTTtttcgcgtcgtcttccgcgtcggcgcatgCTTCACCTGGCGAACCGCTTCGCTTGCCTCGGGGCTCCAGACTCTCCACGGCGGCTCCCTCTCTCCACTtgcggcggtcgcctcgcggccgtcgcagCCTTTCGGCATCGCcggtctcctctccctcgctctcccAGCCCGCGCCGAACGCAGTCGCGCTGGCGCcacgcgcctctgcttctgctgaCGGGCTGGCGTTGTCCGGCTCACcctggcgcaggcgaccaTCCCTCGCGCCCGTCAGGAACAGAATCCCTCGCGGCGGGAAAGCAGGTTTAACGCAGGCCTGCTCCactcgggcgccgccgagcgagtTGTGCCCCTGTAGCCCCTCGTCCTGCTCCCCCGAGCTCCCAGAGATGtgtcctgcggcgcgtgacagcgcgtcgtctctgggcgcctgcagaggacgACCGCAGCGGTGCGTAGCGGGCTCGGAGCTGTCGAGGGGGGGCGCGAGGAGTCAAGGCAGGCCCTTGGCATTCTTCGACTCCGCAACGGCATGCCTCAGGGGGCGTCTGAACGCGCCCTCTGagtgcctcgcaggcgcggcgcagggacAGGTTCGCGCCTTTTCGACGGCCGGCGCGGATCACGGGGCCTcatcggcggcggcggagggtgaatcgccgagcggcgaggcgtctgaacaggcctccgcgtcgccagctgctgcgcgggggCAGCCGCCGATTCTTTCGCGCGCGATGCGGCAGGCGTTTCCATACGTCATCCCAGTGTTTCAGCCGCTCCAGGCTCTgtcggcgctgcctgcctcgcaTCGCGGGGTCTCGCCGAAGAGCGTGGAGCTCCGCTCAGTCTCTGTGCGGCTCGCGCACGTGCTCATGCCCCccttcgcgccggcgactgAAGACCTGTGGAGTCTATacacgcggcggctgctctGTGAATCCGCCgacgcttcgtctgcgtccgggcgggaggcggaggagcgtgCCGAGCGGAAGACCGAGCGCGGCCGAAAGGGCGGCGTGCAGCTGTCTGTGGACCTGGGACTCCAGATCTCGCGGTTGCTTTCTTCGCGCAACGTGGTGCTTTCTGAAGCCTGGAGAGCTCTCTTTGCGTCGCTCGACCCTCTGCTTGACGAGCTGCGACAGCGCGAAGGCACCAgtgccgccgcgggccgcgcgATGGTGTCGAGCGAGGCAGGGAAACAAGcggacggcgccgaggcgcagcggaatgaaggcggcgcgggcgcgagagacacgaaGGAAAACAAATTCGAAGACGTCCTCGTGAAGCTCTGCGAAGCCGCGAACCTTGTCCGCCACGAGTGGACCTGGGGCATTGAACAACTCATGAACTACTCCAGGCGCCAGATGCCTCtcctggaggcgccgcaggctgcgcg ACTCCTTCATGTGCTGGCCTCGAGTCCGAGCACCGACCAGACCGTGgtggcgcggctggcggaaGCTTTCGTTTTCCTCTGGGAAGGCGACTTGACTGCGAATATcgagccggcgccggcgatgcAGCTTCTCGAGACTCTCGCAATGAAGAAGGCGGTGGAGCGCGACTTCGTCAGAGAGCTGTCACG ACGGCTTCACTGCTACCTGCACCTCGGCCTGCTGACACCGTtcgagaagacgcagctAGCCGTGGCGTATCGGCAGCTGGAGCTGCGGCACTTTACGTTTTTTCGGCATCTCGCGGAAGAAATCGTCCAACAGAACTcagcgcgccagcggctgctggcCCTGGGGCGTCGCGAGTTGTCCGCCGATGAGCTCCAGACCTCGAAGCAGCGGCAaaggcgcgtccgcctctcgcgcctccagcagcagaTCAACcccgcgaagaggaagaaggtggagacgtctccgtcgtcgccttcagcTGCTCTCGAGAAGGGTGTGGGCGAGTGGAGGTGGATTGAGTACTCGCTTCAGGGCTACACGATGGGCATGGGCTTCCAGCAGGACTTCGCGCCGAGCGGCACACTCCTGTCTGATCCCGTCATGCCACTCGTGACCCGAGAGGCCTTTTCTGAGCTGAAGCGAAAAGGCCTGCGCGGTGCAAAGCTCTCAGCCCACGCGGTCTCAGTCGGCG GCGCGAACGccagcgcagcagacgaagagaaagagacgtTCCTGCGCTCGGAGCAACCCCCCTCCTCCGGAATCAAAGACTTCACTGTCGGGCAGATGGCTGTCATCGCCGACTCTATGCTCTTT CTTGGCTTTCACCACCACTCGCGGTTCTTCAGCCAGGTCGCCGACGTGGTTCAGCAGAGAGCAATCGAAAGCGGCATCGTAGATACCCTCGACCCGCAGCAG TGTACCAGCCTGATGGTTTTCTTTGCCGAGACACGACGCCAAACTCAGGAGGACCCTGATGACTGCGTCCGCCGTCTCACAGAGCG GTTTGTGGATGCCTTGCTGTGCGAAgtggcgtctccggcgcacTGCCTCCTGTTTTTCAAGTCTCTGGTGAAGTGGAGCGCGACGAAGGTCGCTCAGCCGCACTGCAAAAGAAAACGGTGGAAGGAGTGGTGTAACACATACCGCCCCCTTGCCTGGCTCCACGCTGCCCGGCCTGAGCACtccgcagacacgcggccCTTGCTGTTGGCGGTCTGCAAGCATCTATGCAAGCGTGTGCACTG CTTCAGCATGAAGGAGCTCACAGGGATGCTTCGGTCGATCGCCTACGTCGATTTCCGTGAGGAAGCCTTTTTCAAGGTCTTCGTCGACTACCTAAAAGAGCGGCTAGGAGACATGCACGAGGAGGACATTGCAAATGTAACTCAA GCGTTCAACAGAGCGAAGATCGAAGAACCTCATCTCTTCTCGCTTATGGGGAAACGCTACCAGCATCTTCAGGCCAGTGTGATGGCTGTCAAGCGCCGGGGTGTGCTTGTTAGGAGGATCGGCTAG
- a CDS encoding hypothetical protein (encoded by transcript BESB_058930): MDASYASELEIRLHPLVLFEISQHCTQHFVSKAQRCSKHRSSPPRACSAGPEAAQAVDVAEALMQEAPTAVDCDLETRPEVETPTLLCGAVLGDSPSPSLTHLRTSFPLPAPRGSRGEGRRRPVGALQGGADCGAPGASPGEPAGAAPALDLEFCRDRMQQFLATHSGLSLVALYVVCTDVRSPTPLHASLRQQVAPLSGGDVALLLFDPTALAKPQEVAPAQPTEDFLAAYATAERVAAALRGFRKLRLDITMDEMERITLDYVMNQAASASAESAEYRYRLQIARQKQALEDLLRRVMELRDYVAEVRAGTRPRDEPLLRSIMAFCRRMCVAKSLPASFGLSPSPQSALFSADSISCASPPSCPSLGSADSADKRLTPSSVCLQDREKDRAGAFSDAADVPADSASSALNPGAAAGADVPAILRDLAFLTDAANRREGGEEAAREALVNQMTLLLSSMTEAVDLATRTHEKFLLSQAAEPSGGSSSLSRHGHFTCESDCLDRVYREVAGGRMKRQDAIEKERTAHASIHSSEAVVSQRLQQAYVETERGDVPVLAQGGLREIQRPPLSR, from the exons ATGGACGCTTCTTACGCTAGCGAACTTGAGAT CCGCCTCCATCCGCTAGTTCTCTTCGAAATATCGCAGCACTGCACGCAGCACTTTGTCTCGAAGGCGCAGCGGTGCAGCAAGCAtcggtcttcgccgccgcgagcctgtTCAGCAGGCCCTGAGGCCGCCCAGGCGGTCGATGTAGCAGAGGCGCTGATGCAAGAAGCGCCTACGGCGGTCGACTGCGACCTCGAGACGCGCCCCGAAGTCGAGACGCCGACCCTTCTTTGCGGAGCAGTTCTCG GCGATAGTCCTTCGCCCAGCCTGACGCATCTGCGCACGTCCtttccgctgccggcgcctcgcgggtcgCGCGGTGAGGGTCGGCGAAGGCCCGTAGGAGCCTTGCAGGGGGGGGCTGACTGTGGCGCGCCGGGCGCTTCGCCAGGCgagcccgccggcgcggcgcctgcgctcgacCTGGAGTTCTGCAGGGACCGAATGCAGCAGTTCCTCGCCACCCACAGCGGCCTGTCTCTCGTGGCGCTCTATGTGGTATGCACCGATGTGCGGAGCCCGACGCCCCTTCACGCCAGTCTCCGCCAGCAG GTGGCGCCTCTGTCTGGCGGAGAcgtggcgctgctgctcttcgACCCCACAGCCCTGGCGAAGCCCCAGGAGGTCGCACCGGCGCAGCCAACTGAAGACTTTCTCGCCGCGTACGCG ACTGCCGAGCGTGTggcagcggcgctccgcggcttccgcaAGCTGCGACTGGATATCACCATG GACGAGATGGAAAGAATTACGCTGGACTACGTGATGAACCAGGCGGCGAGTGCGAGTGCGGAGTCGGCTGAATACCGTT ACCGACTGCAAATCGCGCGCCAGAAGCAGGCCCTCGAGGaccttctgcggcgcgtgatGGAGCTGAGAGACTACGTGGCGGAAGTGCGCGCAG GCACGCGCCCTCGAGACGAACCTCTTTTGCGGTCTATCATGGCCTTCTGTCGTCGCATGTGCGTCGCGAAGTCTCTCCCTGCTTCGTTTGGtctttcgccgtcgccccagAGCGCGTTGTTTTCGGCTGACTCGATCTCTTGCGCGTCACCGCCTTCGTGCCCGTCACTGGGATCTGCAGACTCTGCGGACAAGCGTTTGACGCCGTCGTCTGTCTGCTTACAGGATAGAGAGAAGGACAGGGCAGGCGCCTTCAGTGATGCCGCAGACGTCCCGGCAGATTCTGCCAGTTCTGCACTGAACCCGGGAGCTGCCGCTGGAGCAGACGTGCCCGCCATTCTGCGCGACCTGGCCTTCCTCACAGACGCCGCGAACCGtagagaaggaggcgaggaagctgcTCGCGAGGCCCTCGTGAATCAGATGACGCTGCTCCTGTCTTCCATGACTGAGGCTGTCGACTTGGCCACGCGTACGCACGAAAAG TTTCTGCTTTCGCAAGCGGCGGAGCCAAGCGGTGGCTCtagctctctctcgcgccacGGCCACTTCACATGCGAAAGCGACTGCCTTGACCG GGTTTACCGCGAGGTAGCGGGCGGCAGAATGAAGCGGCAGGACGCGATTGAGAAGGAGCGAACTGCCCACGCGAGCATCCACTCCAGCGAGGCCGTCGTCTCCCAGCGCCTTCAGCAAGCCTACGTGGAGACCGAGCGTG GCGATGTCCCTGTACTGGCTCAGGGCGGCCTTCGGGAGATTCAGAgacctcctctctcgcgctaa